CGCGATATTCACTCGGCCCTGGAACGCTATTACGGGGAATCCGCGAATGAAGAAATGGAGGCCATCCTCAAGGATCTCAACAGAGAAGAACTGGAGGTTATCAAGGACACGCATGACGAGGAGATGACCTTGGATGCGGAAGCCCTTGGCGCGCTCACCGAGCAGGGGCCGATCGTGCGCTTAACGGACATGATCCTGGCCGACTCAATCAAGCGAAGGGCCAGTGACATCTTTATCGAGCCATTGGCCAACCGGCTGCGCGTTCGCTTCAGGATTGACGGCCTGCTGCGCGAGGTCAATTCGTTGCCGCGCAATCTGCACCAATCGATTGTTTCCAGGCTCAAGGTGATGAGCGAGTTGGATATTGCGGAACACCGTTTGCCGCAGGACGGACGGTTCAAGGCCGGGCTCGACGGCCGGGTTGTGGACTTTCGTATCAATGTCCTGCCCACCACCCAGGGGGAGAAGGCGGTGCTTCGTATCCTGGACAAGACTCAAGCCATGCTCGATATCGCGGCCCTGGGTTTTCAGGAGCATGAACTCAATCTCCTTCGCAAGGCGGCGGCCCGGCCTCACGGGATGATTTTGGCCACCGGCCCGACGGGCGCGGGCAAGACCACCA
This genomic stretch from Candidatus Omnitrophota bacterium harbors:
- the tadA gene encoding Flp pilus assembly complex ATPase component TadA; protein product: MSVARDRLAEILLDKGLLSEAQLAQALEVQRNSNKRLSSVLIKLGLVDEADLMLTLSEQLEVPPIRLERLTLDPDLAQVVPPEIAGQYLVVPVARLGDTLTVAMSDPQDIFALDDLRILTNMELRPLIATQRDIHSALERYYGESANEEMEAILKDLNREELEVIKDTHDEEMTLDAEALGALTEQGPIVRLTDMILADSIKRRASDIFIEPLANRLRVRFRIDGLLREVNSLPRNLHQSIVSRLKVMSELDIAEHRLPQDGRFKAGLDGRVVDFRINVLPTTQGEKAVLRILDKTQAMLDIAALGFQEHELNLLRKAAARPHGMILATGPTGAGKTT